In one window of Miscanthus floridulus cultivar M001 chromosome 12, ASM1932011v1, whole genome shotgun sequence DNA:
- the LOC136497875 gene encoding uncharacterized protein has protein sequence MDFSAPSFSLGFDWDDDDDPPAGSDRREQPRGYEAPDPPSFSLGIDDDVVEEPRIRAGDRQKGHARGSTAPDPPSFSLGFDDDVVEEPRIQAGGRRKEHARGYTAPDPPSFSLGFDDEDGDGDILAADQRCEQARPPVAPGAPSSTGAADDDDKEDGFVLAGGRRPVRVERHRQDPDPLPPPRSETNRFAAPDPPSFSLGFEVDDEDGYCDILAADQRREQARPQVAPGAPSSTGTEDDFVLAGCKRPVRVERDTLETDSLPPPAETNRFKRLRKGPAPAHPAPIPQVLHCEAPSSSLIISDDDDNSLAGGQHHEQPKTQAAPRVPSSLSIEDEDGDFFLAGDRQPEPTLPEVTQLKRLRKGPAPPHLAPSPPPLKVPGQPTVEASPVMSENAARATVGSWEDEIEDWTTDEDQPVRDVPPSVGSCSTSSNSKFSLLNRGVFMTQSATKANRSKFTQTPNTSASISLEESCTKKLLPKITVSPMRKIYLLDSDTDADDDHNQNKAKTLQQNRKPQGSSTVLKSGAMMNDNWATPALDEFCNEYFKSPKDAGFSQQKEGNTHYKVSQPKNSGHFQHQTSSSGAELDDGPPAMHYLFHPDPRVGNLFRNTLQYFVPIGAGSTRGNEQNRAESLCRRQFISSAAANDDWVTPGRMSVPTDAIKRRVHASGSHSGSGHWFTDDSGRKVYVSKNGQELTGRDAYRQYKKESGRGFGRYKKKGSSGTKRGAAKVKAKTAAKRGTSRAKKKR, from the exons ATGGACTTCTCGGCTCCCTCATTCTCGCTGGGTTTCGACtgggacgacgacgatgacccccCTGCCGGGAGCGACCGGCGCGAGCAGCCGCGAGGGTACGAGGCCCCCGACCCGCCGTCGTTCTCTCTGGGGATCGACGACGACGTCGTGGAGGAGCCCCGCATTCGGGCGGGTGACCGCCAGAAGGGGCACGCGCGGGGGTCCACGGCGCCCGACCCGCCGTCGTTCTCGCTGGGCTTCGACGACGACGTCGTGGAGGAGCCCCGCATTCAGGCGGGTGGCCGCCGGAAGGAGCACGCTCGGGGGTACACGGCGCCCGATCCGCCGTCGTTCTCCCTGGGCTTCGACGACGAAGACGGCGATGGTGACATACTCGCTGCCGACCAGCGCTGCGAGCAGGCGCGGCCCCCGGTGGCGCCCGGAGCTCCCTCTTCGACCGGCGCTgcagatgatgatgataaggaggATGGCTTCGTCCTCGCCGGTGGCAGGCGGCCGGTCCGAGTGGAGCGTCACAGGCAAGACCCAGACCCCCTGCCGCCGCCGCGGTCGGAGACCAATCGGTTCGCGGCGCCCGATCCTCCGTCGTTCTCACTGGGCTTCGAAGTCGACGACGAAGACGGCTACTGTGACATCCTCGCTGCCGACCAGCGCCGCGAGCAGGCGCGGCCGCAGGTGGCGCCCGGAGCTCCCTCTTCGACCGGCACTGAAGATGACTTCGTCCTCGCCGGTTGCAAGCGGCCGGTCCGAGTGGAGCGCGACACGCTAGAAACGGATTCCCTGCCACCGCCGGCGGAGACCAATCGGTTCAAGCGGCTGCGAAAGGGCCCTGCGCCAGCTCATCCGGCGCCAATTCCCCAGGTGCTTCACTGTGAGGCGCCGTCTTCCTCCCTTATAATCAGCGATGACGACGACAACTCCCTAGCTGGCGGCCAGCACCACGAGCAACCGAAGACACAGGCTGCACCTCGGGTCCCCTCGTCGCTCAGTATCGAAGATGAGGACGGCGACTTCTTCCTCGCTGGTGACCGACAACCAGAGCCAACACTGCCTGAAGTGACTCAACTCAAGCGGCTGCGGAAGGGCCCTGCGCCACCACATCTGGCGCCATCACCGCCTCCTCTGAAGGTGCCAGGACAACCCACGGTGGAAGCCTCTCCAGTAATGAGTGAAAATGCAGCAAGAGCCACGGTTGGGAGTTGGGAAGACGAGATCGAGGATTGGACAACAGACGAGGACCAACCGGTTCGAG ATGTGCCACCATCTGTTGGTAGTTGCAGCACTTCCAGCAACTCAAAATTCTCTCTGCTTAACCGTGGTGTCTTTATGACTCAGTCAGCAACCAAAGCAAATAGATCAAAATTTACACAAACACCAAATACTTCTGCTTCAATATCTTTGGAAGAAAGCTGCACAAAGAAACTACTTCCTAAGATAACAGTAAGCCCGATGAGGAAAATCTATTTGCTTGATTCTGACACTGATGCAGATGATGACCACAATCAAAATAAAGCAAAGACCCTGCAGCAAAACAGGAAGCCCCAAGGGAGCAGTACTGTGCTGAAGAGTGGAGCTATGATGAATGACAATTGGGCAACACCTGCCTTGGATGAGTTCTGTAATGAATACTTCAAATCCCCAAAAGATGCAGGATTTTCTCAGCAGAAAGAAGGCAACACTCATTACAAGGTTTCTCAACCTAAGAACTCTGGGCATTTCCAGCATCAAACGTCTTCAAGTGGAGCTGAACTAGATGATGGTCCTCCTGCTATGCATTATCTGTTCCACCCTGACCCAAGGGTGGGTAATTTGTTCCGGAACACGCTGCAATATTTTGTTCCTATTGGGGCAGGAAGTACCAGAGGAAATGAGCAAAACAGAGCAGAAAGTCTCTGCAG GAGGCAATTCATCTCGAGTGCAGCTGCTAACGATGACTGGGTGACTCCTGGGAGAATGTCAGTTCCAACTGATGCTATTAAAAGAAGGGTGCATGCCAGTGGATCCCATTCTGGCTCTGGCCATTGGTTTACTGATGACAGTGGGAGGAAG GTTTATGTCTCAAAAAATGGGCAAGAGTTGACTGGCCGCGATGCCTATCGACAATATAAAAAG GAAAGTGGCAGGGGATTCGGCAGGTACAAGAAGAAAGGTTCATCTGGAACCAAACGAGGTGCTGCTAAAGTGAAAGCCAAAACTGCGGCCAAACGAGGCACGAGTAGGGCAAAAAAGAAGCGGTGA